Below is a genomic region from Pseudomonas berkeleyensis.
GTGTCGAGGATCGTCCGCCCCTGGCAACTGGTGCCGTACAGCCGACTGACCGGAGCGCCCAGTGCGGTGCACTCAGCCAGCAGGCCGAGGCGCTGCAATACCGCCAGGCCGGAGGGCTGCAGCAGGATGCCCGCGCCCACCGGCTGTAACTGCTCGACCCGCTCCAGCAGGCGTACTGCGTAGCCCTGGCGGGCCAGAAAAATTGCACTGGCCAGGCCGGCCGTACCCGCCCCTACTATCGCTATCGGCAATCCGTTCACAACTGCTCTCCCTCTTCGACCGGCCGATTCTAACCGCGATACCCAGCGCTGCGCTTGATCCGGCACGCACTTGAACGACACGGCTTGCAGGCGCGTCGCACACTCCACTAAGGTGGCGCCCTCCACAGGTACAAGGATCGACCATGCGCTGGAATTTCTGGACAGGCTTCATCGCCCTAGCCCTGCTGATGCTCGGCTTCTATCTGCTGAATCCACTGGGCCCGGCTACGCTCGATCCGCGAGCGCGCATCGCGGGCTACTTGCCCAATCAGGTGCCGGCCAACTCGATGGCGCCTACCCTGCAAACGGGTGACTACATTCTCAGCAGTGTCTGGGCCTATGTCGGTAGCGAACCCGAGCGTGGTGACGTGGTGGTCTTCGTGAGCCCGGTCAATGACGTCGTTTACGTCAAGCGCATCATCGGCCTTCCCGGCGACCGCCTGGCGATGCGTGATCATCGTGTCTACATCAACAACCAGTTGCTGGACGAGCCGTACCTGCACCCTGCCCCAGCCCTGAACGCGCCAGATCGGAACTACGGCGACCTGACCGAAACGACCATCGCCGAGGGCGAGTTGTTCATGCTCGGCGACAATCGTCGTAACTCCGCTGACAGCCGCCTCTGGGGCAGCGTGCCACGGGCCAACCTGATCGGTCGCGTCGAGCGTATCTGGTGGGCCGAGGATCCACAGCGAACGGGCAAGCTACGCTGACCCGCTGAACGTTCCGTGCCCTGTGCGTCAGGGCGTATCCGGCACGATATCGAAGCCACCACGGTTCTGGCTGATGATGCGCAGCCTGTGGGTCTCGCCAGTCTTCACCGGCACCGCCACTTCGCGCAGCAGTCGGCCCATGCCGCACAGGGTGTCATCCATGCGATCCGGCGTGATGCCTACCACACGCGTACCCGGCGGCACCTGGAAGGTGGCGACCTCGCCCATACCGATTCGCGCAGCGACCTTGCGATCAACCTCGATGGCCACGTAGCAACC
It encodes:
- the lepB gene encoding signal peptidase I translates to MRWNFWTGFIALALLMLGFYLLNPLGPATLDPRARIAGYLPNQVPANSMAPTLQTGDYILSSVWAYVGSEPERGDVVVFVSPVNDVVYVKRIIGLPGDRLAMRDHRVYINNQLLDEPYLHPAPALNAPDRNYGDLTETTIAEGELFMLGDNRRNSADSRLWGSVPRANLIGRVERIWWAEDPQRTGKLR
- a CDS encoding 3-isopropylmalate dehydratase gives rise to the protein MRSTLIVLPLLLLAGCSSFRGDPENIKPVSEDRLLAFQEAQANSAQIVVNRDFGVMGGGCYVAIEVDRKVAARIGMGEVATFQVPPGTRVVGITPDRMDDTLCGMGRLLREVAVPVKTGETHRLRIISQNRGGFDIVPDTP